A single Rickettsiales bacterium DNA region contains:
- a CDS encoding zeta toxin family protein — translation MKPKPTSTVSNIPSLDSYITQKVNIESNEQFSILKYTIRQTNEITEIANALGAEHVVHLLTLTPRRLAYYETIACIETEVKQYNSSDLSAIVQDVYKNHIIPLLKSTNQPSEKTLEKVIFERIHNNIQTSLEQALAVFLKFNVANNDIPDIKSLNEKQRYYLREIKETYNKVKIRIDNGLYTPGEHSFTDNHLSIVQKIVYDKFYNQKMREEIEQLIQPYISNIIDSKQVYYPKHTINGNTVPLRRLSLQTGSDRHTFMIIGAPASGKGTVFGMSIIDAENLGIEESNIVKVNTDSYRSLVSNPKELGPNTINHASFNHEESYLISKNIYRHLNKKVLSNEGAPHILIDTVYPTQEKINLATLDGGKLHLNCVTIPVETSIKWAAERGRKTGRFIDTTLLRRAHKDISTDLHNILIANKDSNIEYTIVDNNVPRGKIPILIEEGNFKAKNIKIWDYKRSKEFLEKKDLNQNLTTDLVLASSNRTLSSLSSITKLQQAGLNVEYDKNIPEMPAPRIKPSIKIRKALSHKSKTHTNNITPHTLKKRGKKTKTRV, via the coding sequence GTGAAACCCAAACCAACTTCAACAGTATCAAACATTCCAAGTTTAGATAGCTATATTACTCAGAAAGTTAATATAGAATCCAATGAACAATTCTCAATTCTAAAATATACAATAAGACAGACTAATGAAATCACGGAGATAGCAAATGCTCTAGGAGCAGAACACGTTGTTCATTTACTAACTCTTACCCCTAGAAGATTAGCATATTATGAAACAATAGCTTGCATTGAAACAGAAGTTAAACAATATAACAGCAGTGACTTATCTGCCATAGTACAAGATGTATACAAAAACCATATTATTCCCTTATTAAAAAGCACAAATCAACCTTCTGAAAAAACTTTGGAGAAAGTAATCTTTGAAAGAATACATAATAACATTCAAACGAGTCTTGAACAAGCATTAGCTGTTTTTCTAAAGTTTAATGTAGCTAATAATGATATACCAGATATTAAATCATTGAATGAAAAACAACGTTATTATCTTCGTGAAATTAAAGAAACCTATAACAAAGTAAAAATCCGTATCGATAATGGATTATATACTCCAGGAGAACATAGCTTTACAGATAACCATCTTTCTATTGTTCAAAAAATAGTCTATGACAAGTTCTACAACCAGAAGATGAGGGAAGAAATAGAACAACTTATTCAACCCTATATATCAAATATAATAGATTCAAAGCAAGTCTATTATCCTAAGCATACAATAAATGGAAATACAGTACCATTAAGACGTCTCTCGTTACAAACAGGAAGTGATAGACATACATTTATGATTATAGGAGCCCCTGCATCTGGAAAAGGAACAGTTTTTGGGATGTCAATAATAGATGCTGAGAATTTAGGAATAGAAGAATCAAATATTGTAAAAGTTAACACTGACTCATATCGTAGTTTAGTTTCTAACCCAAAGGAATTAGGGCCTAATACTATAAATCATGCCAGTTTTAATCATGAAGAGTCATATTTAATCAGCAAAAATATTTATAGACATCTTAACAAAAAAGTTCTCAGTAACGAAGGCGCCCCACATATACTGATTGATACCGTATACCCAACACAAGAGAAAATAAATCTAGCTACCTTAGATGGTGGAAAACTTCACTTAAATTGCGTCACTATACCTGTAGAAACAAGTATAAAGTGGGCAGCAGAAAGAGGTCGAAAAACTGGAAGGTTCATTGACACAACTCTTTTACGTAGAGCTCATAAAGATATTAGTACGGATTTGCATAATATACTAATTGCAAACAAAGATAGTAATATAGAATACACAATAGTTGATAATAATGTTCCTAGAGGAAAGATTCCTATTTTAATTGAAGAGGGTAATTTTAAAGCAAAAAATATTAAAATCTGGGATTATAAAAGATCCAAAGAATTTCTAGAAAAGAAAGACCTCAATCAAAATTTAACTACTGATCTAGTGTTAGCCTCTAGCAATCGTACTTTATCATCTTTAAGTAGTATAACAAAATTACAACAAGCAGGCCTCAATGTAGAATACGATAAAAATATACCAGAAATGCCAGCTCCAAGAATAAAGCCTTCAATAAAAATAAGAAAGGCTCTCTCTCATAAAAGCAAAACTCATACTAATAATATAACACCACACACTCTCAAAAAACGTGGAAAAAAAACAAAAACTAGAGTATAA
- a CDS encoding ribbon-helix-helix domain-containing protein produces MNVNIYINDDLAKQLDTVAIDTHKKRNTLIQEAITMLVKSHKKEKWPDSILDFQGIENISSWEGFEAHRKELKEPNTDIE; encoded by the coding sequence ATGAATGTAAACATCTATATAAATGATGATTTAGCCAAGCAATTAGACACGGTTGCAATAGATACTCATAAAAAACGTAATACCTTAATTCAGGAAGCTATAACCATGTTGGTAAAGAGTCATAAAAAAGAAAAATGGCCAGATTCTATTTTAGACTTTCAAGGCATTGAAAACATCTCTAGCTGGGAAGGATTCGAAGCACATCGAAAGGAATTGAAAGAGCCAAACACTGATATAGAGTGA
- a CDS encoding MobA/MobL family protein: MALFHLNVSSIGKSSESSAVASAAYRSCSSLVQSVIDPQTGIEVRYLHDFSNKGGLAFSQVLAPEGLDSWCYNREQLWNKVERREAHIKGRYARDIKLALQKEFTLEQNIQILSEYVKGIFVKDGIIADVNIHMDDVNNPHAHIMLTTRSVIRDDNDNCVFGNKNRLLDSKSWLVWIRNNWADINNKYFQIYDIDKTITHESYKTRGFEFIQPTIHEGATIHVASETKVLDRAEYNRNIVKANLHYIKENPDELIQALAKNKGAVKGGFSRVDLFREIEVFLNDIALRNGEHQILIVEARESVLARCDAIFAKINQYDISLDLDSQTQSQNQFSQNIDSPNDISYENVTSLIEDFYLNIENKVKVSDEVEFIKNNLMKLIENASKGKAVFNSSDLAKSLDTHLTQAILSELDSEDTEKLNKVKDEILKKYNELLRGLTSSKDIVKLVDSDLGGKEVFTTKEQLALEKEFLGNVEYLSKSRQHSLGLENLSPEPKGPKTKLVEGLSNVLTPEAGVWLENILTFSDGKSKRVVLSDEQEKAVLRLVNGGDLIALSGMPGTGKSTVMAKLVQEYNNHGYEVVGGAISAVAALNLGNEANIESYSLSKWQYDWEQRAELEENGEEVRKLLPQLTSKSVMIIDEMSMVDLKTYNYFLTEARRVGAKIIPIGDNNQFGAMIYGGASEKVTEKCEVVALTELFRQHEPIDKEITRKLANYKVDEAIVLLDREGRVKVGNNPDMIRSELVNHYIEQVHQESDSGTKQKGLNKNDTRIIIAYSNNEVKELNLNVRHRLLNSGLLYSKTYEAGGREFKGKNGFIKIALGEQIVFTKNHRYLGVMNGQLGRVVSIVDDSRFKVQLLGKDAKGEPLNKTITINNDKFDSFDYGYAITAHKSQGSTYDYVFLLLDSLVGYEAFNVMATRHRISSTFYIAKEVLTNIISRKFDNTNELFDHSNELLDNKNSALFELLARRNPNTLAHDYIDYDKKPEVVQIREYLEVRNKASDIYRQLLDWQEKEDKAGRKQELWQNKELWLEFKELRALRQQHALELVEGYPQYQKYINSSVINYATLLKHADMASIEFNYTNNTQVHNSIISQQQSYLAHGSNLGYHELTKLQKEYLTDSNKHNSKLILLKVEDLISLQEDHKYKLSSLSSQISKAENKKWALESELKSHVYYREDMKHYLNKTYKDGAKQVLSKWDELHKSLGLEKALLRVKSEPEVLGSLVGTGWGTKLAVSEKRAIAVFNLKTLTNRFVGYEHSIVQEHKLSKEITNLETSELIPLKTQYKEASSIKLLGPAQEKHLYELQTHREDLSGYLKGHDQNSYAIKSQEASELKIEKTMTTRSIFNQDKYYNKYSYEELHDRLSGDMVSLAKQLLPNISNKEIEIQKHKIICGSIQIEREGNKRGLWYRFSNGSEKGDLFDLIKLSQGLANKKEAIEWGKSYLGLDRDIKSNAQIKVDTTMSEGEQLTEFKKVPAFKVLAPVPKNAVIFNPKSVFAYHLKNKAGENKQIEGVYAYKNIKNELCGYVVRIKDLESGSKVTLPAVYTENTKGIRSWRSKGLGEERCLYNEQRLSNSNKPVLIVEGEKTADIAQSLYPEFDVVTWSGGVNGFNKTNWNVLQGKQVTIWPDNDKPGINAAHNIKSLLESKGITKASVVDLSKIEFLPEKWDLADNIPDKVKQYQVIGALYAAEGITKDTRITETIKSYIEYRQESLKEQSATKEITSLSLYIKEKEVNKCRLHFEEKLTKGNLQSNAVLSNYDKAFIDINAKELVNDHIKSLNLSPDAMAETISSQVQHDLGKIYQTVPKDLLMKVTKTAIESSQQIIAEHSHNQNTKLNFTKSDLPVLSLSLASDIIDHHNKSNSIEYNNIDPTNINNQGHQEHHGMHPQDRSEIEHNNITNMIKNSFKMRIEQELHNFEQHQQHQQVIQKKMSQHQGIEM; the protein is encoded by the coding sequence ATGGCGCTGTTTCATTTGAATGTCTCTAGCATTGGTAAATCATCAGAAAGTTCTGCTGTTGCCAGTGCAGCATATCGTAGTTGTAGTAGCTTAGTGCAATCAGTTATAGATCCACAAACTGGAATAGAAGTTAGATACTTACACGACTTTAGTAACAAAGGTGGCTTAGCGTTTAGTCAGGTACTTGCGCCTGAAGGACTTGACTCTTGGTGCTATAATAGAGAGCAATTATGGAATAAAGTTGAGCGAAGAGAGGCGCATATTAAAGGAAGATATGCGCGAGATATTAAATTAGCTTTGCAGAAGGAGTTTACTTTAGAGCAGAACATCCAAATATTGTCTGAATATGTAAAAGGTATCTTCGTAAAAGATGGAATTATTGCAGATGTAAATATCCATATGGATGACGTAAATAATCCTCACGCACATATAATGCTGACCACTAGATCTGTGATAAGAGATGATAATGATAATTGTGTATTTGGTAATAAGAATAGATTGTTAGATAGTAAAAGCTGGTTAGTTTGGATTAGAAATAATTGGGCGGATATTAATAATAAATATTTTCAAATATACGATATTGATAAGACAATAACCCATGAATCTTATAAGACTAGGGGGTTTGAATTTATTCAGCCTACAATTCATGAAGGTGCTACAATCCATGTTGCATCAGAAACAAAGGTTTTAGATAGGGCAGAGTATAATCGAAATATAGTTAAGGCAAATCTTCATTATATTAAAGAGAATCCTGATGAGTTAATTCAAGCTTTAGCTAAAAATAAAGGTGCAGTTAAAGGAGGGTTCTCTAGAGTAGATTTATTTAGAGAAATTGAAGTGTTTTTAAATGATATAGCTCTACGTAATGGAGAGCATCAGATATTGATTGTTGAAGCAAGAGAATCGGTTTTAGCTAGATGTGATGCTATTTTTGCTAAAATAAATCAATATGATATAAGTCTAGATTTAGATTCGCAAACTCAGTCTCAGAATCAGTTCAGCCAGAATATCGACAGTCCAAATGATATCTCATATGAGAATGTTACTAGTTTAATAGAAGATTTTTATCTGAATATTGAGAATAAAGTCAAAGTCAGTGATGAGGTTGAGTTTATTAAAAATAATTTGATGAAGTTAATAGAAAATGCTAGCAAAGGAAAGGCTGTCTTTAATAGTTCAGATCTCGCTAAGTCTCTTGATACACACCTGACGCAAGCTATCTTAAGTGAGTTGGATTCAGAAGATACTGAGAAGCTTAATAAAGTCAAAGATGAGATCTTAAAGAAGTATAATGAATTGCTAAGAGGGTTAACTAGCTCAAAAGATATCGTAAAGTTAGTGGATAGTGACTTGGGCGGCAAAGAAGTATTTACAACTAAAGAACAATTAGCTTTAGAAAAGGAATTCCTAGGAAATGTAGAATATTTAAGTAAGAGCAGGCAGCATAGTCTTGGTTTAGAGAATTTAAGTCCAGAGCCTAAAGGTCCTAAAACAAAGCTTGTTGAAGGATTATCCAATGTGTTGACTCCTGAAGCTGGAGTATGGCTTGAAAATATCTTAACTTTTTCTGACGGCAAATCTAAGAGAGTTGTTTTAAGTGATGAGCAGGAAAAAGCAGTTCTACGTCTAGTTAATGGAGGAGATTTAATTGCTTTGAGTGGGATGCCGGGAACTGGTAAAAGTACAGTTATGGCTAAATTAGTTCAGGAGTATAATAATCATGGCTATGAAGTTGTTGGAGGGGCCATATCAGCTGTAGCTGCACTTAATTTAGGAAATGAAGCGAATATAGAATCATATTCCTTATCCAAATGGCAATATGATTGGGAGCAAAGAGCAGAACTTGAAGAGAATGGGGAAGAAGTAAGAAAGTTGCTTCCTCAGCTTACAAGTAAGAGTGTAATGATTATTGATGAAATGTCGATGGTTGATTTGAAGACATATAATTACTTCTTAACAGAAGCACGGAGGGTTGGGGCCAAAATAATTCCAATAGGAGATAATAACCAGTTTGGTGCAATGATATATGGTGGAGCATCAGAGAAAGTTACTGAAAAATGTGAGGTTGTAGCGCTAACAGAATTATTTAGGCAACATGAGCCTATAGATAAAGAAATTACTAGAAAGTTAGCTAATTACAAAGTGGACGAGGCTATAGTTCTTTTAGATAGAGAGGGGAGAGTAAAAGTAGGGAATAATCCTGATATGATTAGAAGTGAACTTGTTAATCATTACATTGAACAAGTTCATCAAGAGAGTGATTCTGGCACTAAACAAAAAGGTCTGAATAAAAATGATACAAGAATAATCATCGCATATAGTAATAATGAAGTTAAAGAGCTTAATCTTAATGTGCGACATAGATTGTTAAATTCAGGTCTTCTCTATAGCAAAACATACGAAGCTGGAGGAAGAGAGTTTAAAGGTAAGAATGGATTTATTAAAATAGCTTTAGGTGAACAGATAGTATTTACTAAAAACCATCGTTATCTTGGAGTGATGAATGGTCAGTTGGGTAGGGTAGTTAGTATTGTTGATGATTCTAGGTTTAAAGTACAATTGCTTGGTAAAGACGCAAAAGGAGAGCCTTTAAATAAAACTATTACTATCAATAATGATAAGTTTGATAGTTTTGATTATGGTTATGCAATTACTGCTCATAAGTCTCAAGGAAGCACCTACGATTATGTTTTTCTCCTACTAGATTCCTTAGTTGGTTATGAAGCCTTCAATGTAATGGCTACACGTCATCGGATAAGTAGTACGTTTTATATAGCTAAGGAAGTTCTAACTAATATTATTTCGCGTAAGTTTGATAATACTAACGAGCTGTTCGATCATAGTAATGAATTATTGGATAATAAAAATTCGGCATTATTTGAATTATTAGCTAGAAGAAATCCAAATACTCTAGCTCATGATTATATTGATTACGATAAAAAGCCAGAAGTAGTTCAAATCAGAGAATATCTTGAGGTAAGGAACAAAGCTTCAGATATTTATCGACAATTACTTGATTGGCAAGAGAAGGAAGATAAGGCAGGAAGAAAACAAGAATTATGGCAGAATAAGGAGCTGTGGTTAGAGTTTAAAGAATTAAGAGCGTTGCGTCAGCAACATGCACTAGAATTGGTAGAAGGATATCCTCAGTATCAAAAATATATTAATTCTTCGGTTATAAATTATGCAACATTACTTAAGCATGCGGATATGGCAAGTATTGAGTTTAATTATACCAATAATACACAAGTTCATAACAGTATTATATCTCAACAACAGTCTTACTTAGCTCATGGTAGCAATCTGGGATATCATGAACTCACTAAGCTTCAAAAAGAATATTTAACTGATTCAAATAAGCATAATAGTAAGTTGATACTGTTGAAAGTAGAAGACTTAATAAGTCTACAGGAAGACCATAAATATAAGCTAAGTAGTTTAAGTAGCCAGATTTCTAAAGCAGAGAATAAGAAATGGGCCTTAGAATCAGAGCTTAAATCACATGTCTATTATCGTGAGGATATGAAGCATTACCTTAATAAGACATATAAAGATGGAGCTAAGCAGGTATTATCTAAATGGGATGAACTTCATAAAAGTTTGGGATTAGAAAAGGCATTATTAAGGGTGAAGTCTGAACCTGAAGTTTTAGGTAGTTTAGTTGGTACAGGCTGGGGTACTAAATTAGCAGTGAGTGAAAAAAGAGCAATTGCAGTATTTAATTTAAAAACCCTCACTAATAGATTTGTAGGTTATGAGCATTCGATAGTACAAGAACATAAATTAAGCAAAGAAATAACTAATTTGGAAACTTCTGAGCTTATTCCTTTAAAAACTCAATATAAGGAAGCGAGTTCTATTAAATTACTGGGTCCGGCACAAGAAAAACATTTATATGAGTTACAAACACATCGTGAAGATTTGAGCGGATATCTTAAGGGGCATGACCAGAATTCATATGCTATAAAGTCTCAAGAGGCTTCTGAATTAAAAATCGAGAAAACTATGACAACAAGATCAATATTTAATCAAGACAAATACTACAACAAATATTCATATGAGGAGCTTCACGATAGGTTGTCAGGAGATATGGTGAGTCTAGCAAAACAATTATTGCCTAACATAAGCAATAAGGAAATAGAAATTCAAAAGCATAAAATTATCTGTGGAAGTATACAGATAGAAAGAGAAGGTAATAAACGAGGATTATGGTATAGATTTAGTAATGGTTCCGAAAAAGGAGATTTATTTGATTTAATCAAACTATCACAAGGATTAGCTAATAAAAAAGAAGCAATTGAGTGGGGTAAATCCTATCTTGGATTAGATAGAGACATTAAGTCTAATGCTCAAATTAAAGTAGATACCACGATGTCAGAAGGGGAGCAACTTACCGAGTTTAAAAAAGTTCCGGCTTTTAAAGTATTAGCTCCAGTGCCTAAAAATGCAGTTATCTTTAATCCTAAATCAGTGTTTGCATACCACTTGAAAAACAAAGCAGGAGAAAACAAACAAATAGAAGGAGTTTATGCTTATAAGAACATTAAAAATGAACTCTGTGGCTATGTAGTGAGAATTAAGGATCTTGAGTCTGGTAGTAAAGTTACCTTACCAGCTGTATATACTGAAAACACAAAGGGCATTAGAAGTTGGAGATCAAAAGGTTTAGGTGAGGAGCGCTGTCTATACAATGAGCAACGGTTATCTAATAGTAATAAACCAGTATTGATTGTAGAGGGGGAGAAAACAGCAGATATTGCACAATCTCTTTACCCAGAGTTTGATGTAGTTACTTGGAGTGGGGGAGTGAACGGATTTAATAAAACTAATTGGAATGTATTACAAGGTAAGCAAGTTACAATCTGGCCAGATAATGATAAACCAGGAATTAATGCAGCACATAATATTAAATCCTTATTAGAGAGCAAAGGCATCACCAAAGCATCTGTTGTTGACTTAAGTAAAATAGAGTTTTTACCAGAAAAATGGGATTTAGCAGATAATATACCTGATAAGGTAAAGCAATATCAGGTTATCGGAGCTTTATATGCGGCAGAGGGGATTACAAAAGATACTAGAATCACTGAGACTATTAAATCTTATATAGAATATCGACAAGAATCTTTGAAAGAACAATCTGCTACTAAAGAAATAACAAGCTTAAGTCTCTATATTAAAGAAAAGGAAGTTAATAAATGTAGACTACACTTTGAGGAAAAGTTAACCAAAGGGAATCTACAGTCAAATGCGGTATTATCTAATTATGATAAAGCGTTCATAGATATTAATGCAAAGGAATTAGTAAATGACCACATTAAAAGCTTAAACTTATCACCGGATGCTATGGCAGAAACAATTAGTAGTCAGGTCCAACATGACCTAGGGAAGATATATCAGACAGTGCCAAAAGATCTGTTAATGAAAGTAACCAAAACTGCAATAGAGAGTTCGCAGCAGATAATAGCTGAGCATAGTCATAATCAAAACACTAAACTAAACTTTACCAAATCGGATTTACCTGTCTTAAGTTTATCTTTAGCATCTGATATTATAGATCATCATAATAAATCAAATAGTATTGAGTATAACAATATTGATCCTACGAATATTAATAACCAAGGGCACCAAGAACATCATGGGATGCATCCTCAAGATCGTAGTGAGATTGAACATAATAATATAACCAACATGATCAAGAATTCATTTAAGATGAGGATCGAGCAGGAATTGCATAACTTTGAACAGCATCAACAGCATCAGCAAGTAATACAAAAAAAGATGAGTCAACATCAAGGAATAGAAATGTAG
- a CDS encoding LysE family translocator, with the protein MIEYDILLKIGITYLLAIMSPGPSIIAIFRNGSIYGQKVGICTALGTIIGIALQAFYILLGINFTYSLYIMEILQIICAAYLMYLGITGLIRTIHNTDKITIGEAKNSNQTMTTKEGFKQGFLIDALNPLALSFFLTIFSTFIAKDATTLFKVVCWLEIVIIGAIWFIGASIFISSNTIQSILTGRTAKYINIITLVLFVFFGWNLLFKAVLN; encoded by the coding sequence ATGATTGAATATGATATATTACTTAAAATAGGAATCACATATTTGCTAGCAATTATGTCTCCTGGACCTTCTATAATTGCAATATTTAGAAATGGCTCTATCTATGGACAAAAAGTTGGAATATGTACAGCTCTTGGTACGATAATTGGAATTGCACTACAAGCATTCTATATTCTTCTAGGAATTAACTTTACATATTCCTTGTATATTATGGAGATACTTCAAATTATTTGTGCAGCATATTTAATGTATTTAGGTATAACCGGACTAATTAGAACTATCCACAATACAGATAAAATAACTATAGGAGAAGCAAAAAATAGTAATCAAACTATGACCACTAAAGAAGGTTTTAAACAAGGGTTTTTGATAGATGCACTAAATCCATTAGCTTTATCTTTCTTTTTAACAATATTCTCAACATTTATTGCAAAAGACGCTACTACATTATTTAAAGTGGTATGCTGGTTAGAAATTGTAATCATAGGTGCAATTTGGTTTATTGGAGCATCTATATTTATCTCTTCTAATACTATCCAAAGTATTTTAACAGGAAGGACTGCAAAATATATCAATATTATAACTTTAGTTCTATTTGTATTTTTTGGGTGGAACTTACTCTTTAAGGCTGTGCTTAATTAA
- a CDS encoding conjugal transfer protein TraD, which translates to MINKERKLDTRNKIELGGLVIKAKLDYLKEKHKEVILGALIDAYNKIHDKTSGEHHFQFYQKLGEDAFKPNK; encoded by the coding sequence ATGATAAACAAAGAAAGAAAGTTGGACACAAGAAATAAGATAGAACTCGGTGGATTAGTTATAAAGGCTAAGCTTGACTATCTTAAGGAAAAACACAAGGAAGTAATTCTTGGTGCCTTAATTGATGCTTATAACAAGATTCATGATAAAACTTCAGGTGAACATCATTTTCAATTTTATCAAAAACTTGGAGAAGATGCCTTTAAACCCAACAAATGA
- a CDS encoding WGR domain-containing protein yields the protein MKNNFAFNNWKDWCWKSETRYYKLSLCQNLFSEWVIIKKWGGLKNKIQGSKTLYCESKDEINNIFTETHKRRLSRGYVLIE from the coding sequence ATGAAGAATAACTTCGCTTTTAATAACTGGAAAGATTGGTGTTGGAAGTCAGAGACTAGATATTATAAGCTTTCTCTCTGTCAAAACTTATTCTCTGAGTGGGTCATTATAAAAAAATGGGGTGGCTTAAAAAATAAAATACAAGGATCTAAAACTCTATATTGTGAATCTAAAGATGAAATAAATAATATATTTACAGAAACTCATAAAAGAAGACTATCACGTGGATATGTTTTGATAGAGTGA
- a CDS encoding PIN domain-containing protein has translation MRYLLDTCVLSDFIKGDIKTIKRIKNCSPSELAISAITIMEIEYGTLLLQDKISVAIKDILMDFIQSIKIIPFNKEIALEAALIRANLHKQGKSIGYYDILIGATAAFHNLTMITSNIEEFNKIEKLIVYNWQE, from the coding sequence ATGAGATATTTATTAGATACTTGTGTACTAAGTGATTTCATTAAAGGTGATATCAAAACTATTAAACGAATCAAAAATTGTAGTCCTTCTGAGTTAGCAATCTCTGCCATAACGATAATGGAAATAGAATATGGCACTCTATTGCTTCAAGATAAAATATCAGTCGCTATCAAAGATATTCTTATGGACTTCATCCAATCAATAAAGATCATTCCTTTTAATAAGGAGATCGCATTAGAAGCTGCATTAATTAGAGCTAATTTACATAAACAGGGTAAGTCAATTGGCTATTATGATATTCTAATAGGAGCAACAGCTGCTTTTCATAATTTGACTATGATTACTTCGAATATTGAAGAATTCAACAAAATAGAGAAGCTTATAGTATATAACTGGCAAGAGTAA
- a CDS encoding Fic family protein, with protein sequence MHPFLDGNGRLGRLLISLILYQEGLLEEPLLYLSVYFKQNRSTYYNLLQQVRLKGTWETWLEFF encoded by the coding sequence ATTCACCCTTTCTTAGATGGAAATGGAAGGTTGGGCAGATTGCTTATTAGTTTAATACTCTATCAAGAAGGTCTATTGGAAGAACCCCTTTTATATCTAAGTGTTTATTTTAAACAAAACAGAAGTACTTATTATAATTTATTACAACAAGTAAGACTTAAAGGTACATGGGAAACATGGTTAGAGTTTTTTTAG